The genomic DNA CGACAACAAGGCGGGTGCCGGCGGCACCATCGGCATCGGCGAGGCGGTAAAGGCCGCGCCCACGGGCTACGACCTCGTGATGGGCCAGAAGGACAACCTGGTGATCGGCCCCTGGCTCTACAAGAACCTGCCCTGGGACCCCACCAAGGACCTGACCGCCGTGGCCCATGTGGCCTGGACGCCGGTGATCATTGCCACCAGCGCCAACAGCAAGTTCAAGACCCTGGCCGATGTGGTGGCCGCTGCCAAGGCTGCGCCCGGCACCATCACCTATGGCTCGCCCGGCAACGGCACGTCCATCCACCTGGCGGGCGACCTGTTTGAAAAAGCCGCAGGCATCAAGCTGAGCCACATTCCCTACAAGGGCTCGAACCCCGCGCTGATCGACGCGCTGGCGGGCAATGTGGACCTGCTGGTGTCGTCACTGCCCTCGGCCATGGGCCAGATCAAATCGGGCAAGCTGCGCCCGCTGGCGGTCACCTCGGCCAAGCGCAGCTCCTCGCTGCCCGATGTGCCCACCGTGGCCGAATCGGGGTTCAAGGGCTTTGACGTGAGCACCTGGTATGGCGTTTTCGCCCCCGCCGGCACGCCCGCCAGCGTGGTCAGCACCCTCAACGCTGAAATCAACAAGCTGCTGGCCATGGCCGACATGAAAGCCGCCATCCAGTCCCAGGGCGCCGAGCCCGAAGCCATGTCGGCGGCGCAGTTCGGCACCCTGCTCAAGACCGACTACACCAAATGGAAGGGCATCGTGGAAGCCTCAGGCGCAAAGATTGAGTAGCCCCCCTCCCCCGAGGGGGACGCACCCGGTGGCCTGGCAGGCTCAGTCTCTTACGACCAGCACCGGGATATGCACCACGCCCAGCACCCGCTGGGTGACGCTGCCCAGCATCAGTTTTTCCAGGCCCCGGCGGCCATGCGAGCCCATCACGATGAGGTCGGCGCCCGTGCTTTGCTGTGCGCGCAGGATACCGTCGTGCACCGCGTGGCCTTCGCCCACCACCGTAGTGACTTGGATGCCGGCCTCGGCCATGGCTTTCTTGGTGGCATCGAGAGCGCTGTTGGCCTCTGCCGTGGCAGCGCTCAAGTATTGCGCCTGGCCATAGGCGAAATCAGCCCCCACGCCCGTGAAGGGATACGGATCGATCACATACAGCGCCGTCACGGCGCTGCCAAAGGTCTTGGCCAGGGCCGCAGCCTTGGACACCGCGAGCATGGAAGTGTTGGAGCCGTCCACAGGAACCAGAATGTGTTTGAACATGGTGCTTCTCCTCAAGTTGATGGGGCCAGGCGATGGCCTGGAAACAGGGCTCCAGTGTGGCGGCCCACCACACTGTGCGTCTTGATTCGCATCAAATCAAGGTGTCGTGGCGCCATGGCGTTATGGCAACGCGGCCTGCGTTCGGGGCTGGGCCACCACATCCGCGCCCTGAAAGCTCCCGCGTCGGCAGGTCACCACCAGCGTGTCGCGGTAACCGCCTGGCAGCGCGGGCTGGATGGGCGTGGTCTCGTGGATCATGCGAGCGTCGTCCAGCAGCATCAGCGACCAGGGCGCGCTCAGGGTAAAACGCTGGCCCGCCGGGCCCGTGGCTTCAAACACGCGCGTTTCGCCGCCCTTCACCCCGTCGCGGGCCACCAGAAAAACCGCCACCAGGTCCACACCGTCGCGGTGCGCGCCCTCGGGCGTGGGGCGGCCAATGCCATCGG from Acidovorax sp. T1 includes the following:
- a CDS encoding tripartite tricarboxylate transporter substrate binding protein; the protein is MIRTLLSFTALALALGATTAHAQAPAPAAAYPNKPIRLIVPFPPGGGTDILSRLVATKLTESTKWTVVADNKAGAGGTIGIGEAVKAAPTGYDLVMGQKDNLVIGPWLYKNLPWDPTKDLTAVAHVAWTPVIIATSANSKFKTLADVVAAAKAAPGTITYGSPGNGTSIHLAGDLFEKAAGIKLSHIPYKGSNPALIDALAGNVDLLVSSLPSAMGQIKSGKLRPLAVTSAKRSSSLPDVPTVAESGFKGFDVSTWYGVFAPAGTPASVVSTLNAEINKLLAMADMKAAIQSQGAEPEAMSAAQFGTLLKTDYTKWKGIVEASGAKIE
- a CDS encoding universal stress protein, which translates into the protein MFKHILVPVDGSNTSMLAVSKAAALAKTFGSAVTALYVIDPYPFTGVGADFAYGQAQYLSAATAEANSALDATKKAMAEAGIQVTTVVGEGHAVHDGILRAQQSTGADLIVMGSHGRRGLEKLMLGSVTQRVLGVVHIPVLVVRD